A single window of Mycosarcoma maydis chromosome 1, whole genome shotgun sequence DNA harbors:
- a CDS encoding putative RNA helicase, with product MTLQNHLQSFLSAASSSQRTLDADQQLIGSLQAELDTLLRSSHQQYGSHISTTDAGGIKDIWSEFYRFASINSSTEQEGQDANDLHTHEMETSAAEQADGIDYRTHQSSSPAVAGLQDHLAHLASIDPQLADSLRHTVVTALSSSRSGDEISAELAETIGFDQLDLVGSIISDRQAALSALQADSYSSPHMSGTEELSHQEQVQIALPHRPSHHGATHDAFHRGSRPHIPGSQVVVQTQQERQQARRFKNDLRKANRQRIVDPSESIRTYTPEELERIREESLAAAANRPLFTGTATGVEQVRYPHVFSSGAQGNVLSVFGQRFALPLGTSREEKQFYEEVTIPPPRTVPMRTEERYIPIPEMDPICRGAFPGYKSLNRLQSAVYPLAYKTNENLLVCAPTGAGKTDVAMLTVMRAISQYARNLEPTAGNAGQGFDIRKNDFKIIYVAPMKALAAEVVRKFSKRLQYLGIKVRELTGDMQMTRQEIAETQMIVTTPEKWDVVTRKPTGEGELATKVRLLIIDEVHLLHDERGSVIETIVARTLRLVESSQSLIRIVGLSATLPNYVDVADFLRVNRWQGLFYFDSSFRPVPLEQHFLGVKGKAGSQQSRANLDKACFEKVSELVQAGHQVMVFVHARKETVKTAQTLREMFREEAMGDILQASADENPRKAFFKKELQSSRNREMKELFDTGFGIHHAGMLRTDRTLSERMFEAGVTRVLCCTATLAWGVNLPAYAVVIKGTDVYDSSAGKFVDLSILDVLQIFGRAGRPQYEDLGVGYILTSQDRLSHYVDAITSQHPIESKFIGGLIDSLNAEISLGTVASVRDGVSWLGYTYLFTRMKRTPLTYGMTYDEVADDPHLGAKRQQLISNGVKKLVEAKMVEHNPVTDRLQATDLGRIAAKYYIGYRTIETFNERMRSNMSEADVLGLLSQAADFEQIVPRDAEEKELKKMLEAAPCEVSGGIETSPGKVNILLQAYISRTFIEDFALVSDSAYVAQNAGRIIRSLLEIALSRRWARTASALISMSKAIEKRMWPFDHPLQQSHLNPDTLYAVTERADDVEIEELAEMSAADIAKLIRVNARMGSAVKQAARSFPRLATSASMRPLSHDLLRIDVRVDRIFEWSERDLGRLHGFYIWIEDEEGSEILQWLTHLTRVTDSHLSNVTFTIPLSDTLPSGLNVRWMSDSWIGSEGSEWIALDDLIVPAKPPLHDTLLDLPLLPVRSALADELLCEMYAQDFSAFNALQTQSFHTLMHTSANTLLCGPTASGKSTVAAMAVWRALHQAVQGCIIIVHSKRDTLASATKSTMVAALKQKRIEVKRSSLSREVLPFVCNDGLGARVLFTTSISLLRALEARQDLVGHVSLLVAEDMHLLDPGYEMMLARFMWCCARSRADSSQGAISMPRIVATSASLSDASSLAQWIGADELSTYNFDPKDRPSILNTSFQGFDQPHSSGLLKTMVKPAFDKMKECRANGPAIVVVPSIWQCFTAASDLITKAAADMDIDGYLGLPSEEIESILPHILDTSLHEALVHGIGIVHERTVAQDRTVIEHLYDQHLLKVVIITRDCLWNTTLRAALVVVMSTQYVRISKAHSTGASDRELVDYTLAELGRAQSLAVRPGTLCDPNPPGECLVLCQTDKAKMLEKMLQTGMPLHSCLLQDERGGAPLLATVLGEVVQGAITREEQVLDVLSWTILPAELMRNPTYYDCECNERHSVAARLTAVASELIQTLCELKLVEKHSESKDGNSSLKYTGLGKALHLQSGSTLMHVVRWFTNLSSKPVSAAKEMDTFTPKARDHKDIDRIEDAPEKEVIEATLSQVPIEWRSAFRLSADKVQHEEEESNGKADEGQGGEEGSEPDKRSRSKIITYGLKHRLLLCLYFAKLDLITPATAKVLGMSRRARKRLQQGDTEQAVDPAVDEPYSERPTDQKAHAKAIEVLRRQQAAQVLALLSSTSIIGGRS from the coding sequence ATGACATTACAAAATCATCTGCAATCATTCCTGTCTGCCGCGTCCAGCTCACAGCGCACGCTTGATGCCGATCAGCAGCTCATTGGATCGCtccaagccgagcttgacacGCTACTCCGCTCCTCGCATCAGCAGTATGGTTCGCACATCTCGACCACTGATGCCGGCGGCATCAAAGATATCTGGTCTGAATTTTACCGCTTTGCCTCTATCAATAGCTCCACAGAGCAAGAGGGTCAGGATGCAAATGACCTCCACACACACGAGATGGAAACTTCGGCGGCAGAACAGGCGGACGGGATCGACTACCGCACTCATCAAAGCTCCTCTCCTGCTGTAGCCGGGCTTCAAGATCACTTAGCTCACCTTGCGTCTATTGATCCGCAACTCGCGGACAGCTTGCGCCACACGGTAGTAACTGCCTTGTCCTCATCGAGATCTGGCGACGAGATCTCTGCCGAGCTAGCCGAGACCATCGGCTTCGACCAACTCGACTTGGTCGGGAGCATCATAAGCGACCGTCAAGCTGCACTCTCAGCTCTTCAAGCTGATTCATATTCATCTCCGCACATGAGCGGGACAGAAGAGCTTTCGCACCAGGAGCAAGTTCAGATTGCTCTCCCACACCGGCCGTCCCATCATGGTGCAACCCACGACGCTTTCCATCGTGGCAGCAGACCCCATATTCCCGGCTCGCAAGTCGTCGtgcagacgcagcaggAACGCCAACAAGCGCGGCGCTTCAAGAATGATCTCCGCAAAGCCAATCGCCAGCGTATCGTCGACCCAAGCGAAAGTATTCGCACTTATACTCCGGAGGAGCTTGAACGTATTCGTGAAGAGAgccttgccgctgctgccaatcGTCCGCTCTTCACAGGCACGGCGACAGGAGTCGAACAGGTGCGCTATCCGCACGTGTTTTCGTCCGGAGCCCAAGGCAATGTGCTCTCGGTGTTTGGCCAGCGGtttgctcttcctctggGAACCAGCCGAGAAGAGAAGCAGTTCTACGAAGAGGTCACCATCCCCCCACCGCGTACAGTCCCCATGCGCACGGAAGAGCGCTACATTCCTATCCCAGAGATGGACCCAATCTGCCGTGGTGCGTTTCCTGGCTACAAGAGTCTCAATCGACTCCAGAGTGCCGTCTACCCACTTGCCTACAAGACCAATGAGAATCTGCTCGTCTGTGCGCCGACAGGTGCAGGAAAAACCGACGTCGCCATGCTCACCGTCATGCGTGCCATCAGTCAGTATGCTCGAAATCTGGAGCCAACTGCGGGCAACGCTGGCCAAGGCTTCGATATCCGAAAGAATGATTTCAAGATCATCTACGTTGCACCTATGAAGGCACTTGCCGCGGAAGTCGTGCGCAAATTCAGCAAGCGCCTTCAATACCTCGGCATCAAGGTCCGCGAACTCACCGGCGACATGCAGATGACACGTCAAGAGATCGCCGAGACACAGATGATCGTCACAACGCCCGAGAAGTGGGATGTCGTGACTCGCAAACCCACCGGTGAAGGTGAGCTCGCAACCAAGGTGAGGCTGCTCATCATCGATGAGGTCCATCTCCTCCACGACGAGCGAGGTTCCGTCATTGAAACCATCGTCGCTCGTACCCTGCGTCTGGTCGAGTCCAGCCAATCGCTCATTCGTATCGTCGGACTTTCCGCAACGCTGCCGAATTACGTAGACGTCGCCGACTTTCTTCGCGTCAACCGCTGGCAAGGCCTTTTCTATTTTGATTCCTCCTTCCGTCCTGTTccgctcgagcagcattTCCTCGGTGTCAAGGGCAAAGCGGGCTCGCAGCAGTCTCGAGCCAACTTGGATAAGGCCTGCTTCGAAAAGGTATCAgagctcgtccaagctGGCCATCAGGTCATGGTCTTTGTGCACGCCCGCAAAGAGACTGTTAAGACGGCACAGACGCTTCGAGAGATGTTTCGTGAGGAGGCTATGGGCGACATACTGCAGGCGTCGGCGGACGAGAACCCGCGCAAGGCCTTTTTCAAAAAGGAGCTTCAGTCCAGTCGCAATCGCGAGATGAAGGAGCTCTTTGATACGGGCTTCGGTATCCATCATGCTGGTATGCTGCGAACGGACCGTACCCTGAGCGAACGTATGTTTGAAGCCGGCGTTACACGCGTGCTCTGCTGTACCGCTACGCTTGCGTGGGGTGTCAACTTGCCCGCTTACGCCGTCGTGATCAAGGGCACAGATGTCTACGACTCGTCTGCAGGTAAATTTGTCGACCTTTCGATCCTCGATGTGTTGCAGATTTTCGGTCGAGCCGGTCGTCCTCAGTACGAAGATCTCGGTGTCGGCTACATTCTGACGTCGCAGGATCGCCTATCGCACTacgtcgatgccatcaCTTCGCAGCATCCCATTGAGTCAAAGTTCATCGGCGGACTCATTGACTCGCTCAATGCCGAGATCTCGCTCGGCACCGTCGCCAGCGTTCGCGACGGTGTTTCTTGGTTGGGCTACACGTATCTGTTTACCCGTATGAAGCGCACGCCGCTCACCTACGGTATGACGTacgacgaggtggccgACGATCCTCATCTAGGAGCCAAACGACAGCAGCTGATCAGCAATGgtgtcaagaagctcgtcgaagcCAAAATGGTCGAGCACAATCCCGTCACAGATCGTCTACAGGCGACCGACCTAGGTCGCATTGCTGCCAAGTACTACATCGGCTACCGCACCATCGAGACCTTCAACGAGCGCATGCGCAGCAATATGAGTGAGGCCGATGTGCTCGGCCTGCTCAGCCAAGCCGCTGACTTTGAGCAGATCGTACCACGCGACGCGGAGGAGAAGGAGTTGAaaaagatgctcgaagcagcACCGTGCGAAGTTTCGGGAGGCATCGAGACGTCGCCGGGCAAAGTCAACATTTTGCTGCAGGCGTACATCTCCAGGACGTTTATCGAAGACTttgcgctcgtctcggACTCGGCCTATGTTGCGCAGAATGCTGGCCGAATCATTCGCTCTCTGCTCGAGATTGCACTCAGTCGCCGGTGGGCTCGCACAGCATCCGCTCTTATTTCAATGAGTAAAGCCATTGAGAAGCGGATGTGGCCGTTTGATCATCCGCTGCAGCAGTCCCATCTGAACCCAGACACGCTATACGCTGTCACAGAGCGTGCTGATGACGTGGAGATCGAAGAGCTTGCCGAGATGTCGGCTGCAGACAttgccaagctcatccGCGTCAACGCGAGGATGGGCAGCGCGGTGAAACAAGCAGCACGCAGCTTTCCCCGTCTGGCAacgtcggcatcgatgcgTCCTCTTAGCCACGACCTCCTGCGCATCGATGTGCGGGTCGATCGTATTTTCGAAtggagcgagcgagatctTGGACGCCTGCACGGCTTCTACATCTggatcgaggatgaagaaggGTCCGAGATTCTCCAGTGGCTTACACATCTTACCCGAGTTACCGACTCGCACCTTTCCAACGTGACTTTTACGATCCCGCTGTCCGACACACTGCCATCAGGCTTGAATGTGCGATGGATGTCGGACTCCTGGATTGGAAGCGAGGGGAGCGAATGGATTGCCTTGGACGATCTGATTGTTCCGGCCAAGCCGCCTTTGCACGACACTCTTCTCGATCTACCCCTGCTGCCAGTGCGTTCTGCActtgccgacgagctgctttGCGAGATGTATGCACAAGACTTCAGCGCCTTCAATGCGCTACAAACGCAAAGTTTCCACACGTTGATGCATACATCGGCCAATACGCTTCTGTGCGGACCTACTGCATCGGGAAAGTCGACCGTTGCGGCGATGGCTGTGTGGCGAGCATTACACCAGGCCGTCCAAGGTTGCATCATTATCGTTCACAGTAAACGGGATACATTGGCCTCTGCTACGAAGAGCACAATGGTAGCAGCGCTCAAacagaagcgcatcgaggtGAAACGCTCCTCGCTTTCGAGAGAAGTTCTGCCATTTGTGTGCAACGATGGACTCGGCGCACGAGTGCTGTTCACCACCTCCATTTCTCTCTTGCGTGCTCTCGAGGCGAGACAAGATCTGGTGGGTCATGTCTCGCTCCTCGTTGCTGAAGACATGCATCTGCTGGATCCGGGGTACGAGATGATGTTGGCCCGGTTCATGTGGTGCTGTGCACGCTCGCGTGCAGACAGCAGCCAAGGTGCAATCTCGATGCCACGCATTGTGGCGACTAGCGCAAGTCTCAGCGACGCCAGCTCGCTTGCGCAGTGGATCGGAGCAGACGAGTTATCGACGTACAACTTCGATCCCAAGGACCGGCCATCCATCCTGAACACGAGTTTTCAAGGCTTTGACCAACCGCACTCGAGCGGCCTACTTAAAACCATGGTCAAGCCTGCATTTGACAAGATGAAGGAGTGCAGAGCCAATGGACCTGCTATCGTCGTTGTGCCCTCGATATGGCAGTGCTTTACGGCTGCTTCGGACTTGATCACCAAGGCAGCTGCAGATATGGACATAGATGGCTATCTTGGCCTACCCTCGGAGGAGATCGAATCAATCTTGCCACACATCCTCGACACGTCGCTGCACGAGGCGCTGGTGCACGGCATCGGCATTGTACACGAGAGGACAGTGGCGCAGGACCGAACCGTGATTGAACACTTGTACGACCAGCATCTGCTGAAAGTGGTCATCATTACCCGAGACTGCTTGTGGAATACGACATTGCGAGCGGCGCTTGTTGTGGTTATGAGCACGCAATACGTGCGCATTAGCAAGGCACACAGTACAGGCGCATCGGATCGAGAGCTGGTCGACTACACACTTGCCGAACTGGGCCGAGCACAGAGTTTGGCAGTGCGACCAGGAACACTTTGTGATCCGAACCCGCCAGGCGAATGCCTCGTGCTCTGTCAGACGGACAaagccaagatgctcgaaaagATGCTTCAGACGGGCATGCCTCTGCACTCTTGTTTGCTGCAGGATGagcgtggtggtgcgcCTCTGCTTGCCACTGTACTCGGCGAAGTCGTGCAAGGCGCCATTACACGCGAAGAGCAAGTTCTCGACGTACTCAGCTGGACCATTCTGCCTGCTGAGCTGATGCGCAATCCGACGTACTACGACTGTGAGTGCAACGAGCGACACTctgtcgctgctcggctGACGGCGGTGGCCAGCGAGCTCATACAGACGCTCTGCGAGCTGAAACTCGTCGAAAAGCACTCCGAGTCCAAGGACGGTAATTCGAGTCTCAAATACACTGGTCTCGGCAAAGCTCTTCATCTGCAATCGGGGTCGACATTGATGCACGTGGTGCGATGGTTCACCAATCTTTCAAGCAAACCTGTGAGCGCAGCAAAGGAGATGGATACCTTCACACCCAAAGCTCGCGACCACAAGGACATAGACAGGATTGAAGACGCACCGGAGAAAGAGGTGATCGAGGCGACGTTGAGTCAGGTTCCTATTGAATGGCGGAGTGCCTTTCGTCTTTCTGCCGACAAAGTGCAGcacgaggaagaagagtCCAATGGAAAAGCAGACGAAGGACAGGGGGGAGAAGAGGGGAGCGAACCGGACAAGCGAAGCCGGAGCAAAATCATCACATATGGTCTTAAGCACAGGCTGTTACTGTGTCTCTACTTTGCCAAGTTGGATCTGATCAcgccagcaacagccaaAGTGCTCGGAATGAGCAGGAGGGCGAGAAAGCGGCTCCAGCAGGGAGATACGGAGCAAGCCGTTGATCCCGCTGTTGACGAGCCGTACTCTGAACGACCAACGGATCAGAAAGCGCACGCAAAAGCGATAGAAGTTCTGCGAAGACAACAGGCAGCCCAAGTACTCGCTTTGTTGAGCTCAACCAGCATCATTGGAGGTCGGAGTTGA
- a CDS encoding uncharacterized protein (related to Acetoacetyl-CoA synthetase), producing MSTPTAAPSQPLVWSPTPDEIQQTSLDKFRRLVNARYHLNLNTYHELHDFSVNRLEDFWTSVWDFVGVRVSTRFERILSDPNALPGDLPEWFPGASFSMAQNILFPLHPSNTTFCSPRAPYHWPHAQAVALIEVPEGGGLADSDVNAQAVKVTWGELRRRVALLAETFRRIGVKKGDRLAHVSANTSSPIVATLAANSVGAIYSLIATDAGPQAIYGRLAQIRPKLLFTDDAVLYNGKQVDILDRVAQVAERLQADGKIDSPLHFQVVIIRNTRLPKASPAWTSTKVRGLEMHDFVQQTGLSMADSLSHHFEQLPAQHPVQIFFSSGTTGEPKCIIHTQCLLLNMKKEALLMLDLKPADTFLQITSCGWIMWIYHLVALSIGSTAVLYDGSPMFPNPQHVVKVVSHLKCSGYGASPRFLSELEKYCRVNKFSIAQQLELGRFRMMTSTGSPLSAKNVEFFYQQFPKRAHLCSISGGTDMAGVLVGPTKLLPLYGNFIQCKALGFDIQVWDAESGQRIDDTGKPGELIVAKPFPTQPSGFFGPADQKQALYEKYMDSYYNRFPARKVWAQGDFIYQDRSTQGLEILGRSDGVLNPSGVRFGSSEIYSVVDKFEFVGDSIVVGQRRPGKDEHERVLLFIKMRDPAVQLERSHIAELNKAIKAAYSARHVPEHTFQVHDIPVTLNGKKTELAVKAIVNGNVGFKPSSATANPQSLKEYAQYADLESVIAARSSAKAGTARGDAKL from the exons ATGTCAACACCAACCGCCGCTCCCTCCCAGCCGCTCGTGTGGTCACCCACTCCCGACGAGATTCAGCAGACATCGCTCGACAAGTTTCGTCGTCTGGTTAACGCTCGTTACCATCTCAACTTGAACACTTACCACGAGTTACATGATTTCTCGGTCAACCGCTTGGAGGATTTTTGGACCTCTGTGTGGGACTTTGTGGGTGTGCGTGTTTCGACTCGCTTTGAACGCATCCTCTCGGATCCGAATGCTCTTCCAGGTGATTTGCCCGAATGGTTTCCAGGAGCATCGTTCAGCATGGCGCAAAACATTTTGTTCCCGCTTCACCCTTCCAACACGACGTTTTGCTCACCCAGAGCTCCGTACCACTGGCCGCATGCTCAAGCTGTAGCCCTGATCGAGGTGCCGGAAGGCGGAGGTCTTGCTGACTCGGATGTCAATGCGCAAGCTGTCAAGGTGACGTGGGGAGAGTTGAGAAGGAGGGTGGCTTTGCTCGCCGAGACTTTCAGGAGAATCGGGGTAAAGAAGGGGGACAGACTGGCACATGTCTCTGCCAACACGTCGTCGCCCATCGTTGCAACGCTGGCGGCGAACAGTGTGGGTGCCATCTACTCGCTCATCGCTACTGATGCTGGTCCACAGGCAATCTATGGCCGACTAGCGCAGATTCGACCCAAGCTGCTGTTTACAGACGATGCAGTGCTGTACAACGGCAAGCAGGTGGATATCCTCGACCGTGTCGCGCAGGTAGCTGAACGCCTACAGGCAGATGGCAAGATCGATTCGCCCCTCCACTTTCAAGTCGTCATCATCCGCAACACTCGCTTGCCCAAAGCCAGTCCCGCTTGGACCTCGACCAAGGTGCGTGGTCTCGAGATGCACGATTTCGTCCAACAAACTGGTCTCAGCATGGCCGATTCGCTCTCTCACcacttcgagcagctcccCGCCCAACACCCCGTTCagatcttcttctcctccgGCACCACTGGCGAACCTAAATGCATCATCCACACACAGTGTCTCCTCCTCAACATGAAAAAGGAAGCGCTGCTCATGCTTGATCTCAAACCTGCCGATACTTTTCTCCAGATCACTTCGTGCGGCTGGATCATGTGGATCTATCACCTCGTCGCACTTTCCATCGGCAGCACCGCTGTACTCTATGACGGATCACCCATGTTTCCCAACCCTCAACACGTGGTCAAGGTTGTATCGCACCTCAAGTGTTCTGGCTACGGTGCAAGTCCGAGATTCCTCAGCGAACTCGAAAAGTATTGCCGCGTAAACAAGTTCAGCATTGCTCAACAGTTGGAGTTGGGCAGGTTtaggatgatgacgagcacgGGCTCGCCGTTGTCGGCGAAAAATGTCGAGTTCTTCTATCAACAGTTTCCCAAGAGGGCACACCTGTGCAGTATTTCGGGAGGCACCGATATGGCGGGTGTGTTGGTGGGTCCGACCAAGTTGCTGCCGTTGTACGGCAACTTTATCCAGTGCAAGGCGCTTGGATTCGATATCCAGGTGTGGGATGCCGAGTCGGGTCAGAGGATCGATGATACGGGGAAACCGGGCGAGTTGATCGTTGCGAAACCGTTCCCAACGCAGCCG AGTGGATTCTTTGGACCAGCCGACCAAAAGCAAGCGCTGTACGAAAAGTACATGGACTCGTACTACAATCGATTTCCAGCTCGAAAAGTGTGGGCTCAAGGCGACTTTATCTACCAAGACCGATCTACCCAAGGTCTCGAGATCCTCGGCCGCTCTGACGGCGTTTTGAACCCGAGCGGCGTCAGGTTTGGCAGCTCCGAAATCTACAGCGTAGTGGACAAGTTCGAGTTTGTCGGTGACAGCATTGTCGTGGGCCAACGTAGACCTGGCAAAGACGAACACGAACGCGTTCTGCTCTTCATCAAGATGCGCGATCCTGCCGTGCAACTCGAGCGCTCGCACATTGCTGAGCTCAACAAAGCCATAAAAGCAGCGTATTCCGCACGACACGTTCCGGAACACACATTCCAGGTGCACGACATCCCCGTCACGCTGAACGGCAAAAAGACTGAATTGGCAGTCAAAGCGATCGTCAACGGCAACGTGGGATTCAAGCCTTCTAGC GCGACCGCAAATCCGCAAAGCTTGAAAGAGTATGCTCAATACGCTGATCTCGAATCGGTCATTGCCGCTAGATCTAGCGCTAAGGCAGGTACTGCCAGAGGAGATGCTAAGCTCTGA
- a CDS encoding uncharacterized protein (related to Glutaminyl-peptide cyclotransferase precursor) yields the protein MVPIPSNRRKGLRQRHWALDLLIWLCILVGWCAAHAIRSQTRDYGHLSSDSIAAIAALCDPATILDTQNPKSLLSQILIPRPPDTDNSGKVREAILDIFRTQLGAKDSDSFSSMDWKASGKLGWHMEQHTFTADTPEGKKKMTNMILTKNPAAPRKLVVSAHYDSKYFSAASGMAEFVGATDSAAPCAMMVDLAVALDDALDERERKIHAEEQSKPSIAQETTLQLVFFDGEEAYRVWTRTDSIYGSKELAKHWTSNFWDATQFDTSRTSHAPKLTARRYRSTYGPIEHMHTIEHMILLDLLGAANPNVPSYYDSTKWLHQAMMDAEKRLSEANVLWPAGDTTHRHARSFFSRSRPWGGIEDDHLPFLHAGVPILHVIPSPFPSVWHKMSDDVTALDYPTMHAWSMILRLTVAEYLDLDIKSVAQRDANASRNESIGESNFAPRIKVELVSRARPVASASEAAY from the coding sequence ATGGTCCCCATTCCATCGAATCGACGGAAAGGCCTCCGACAGAGGCACTGGGCGTTGGATCTGTTAATATGGCTCTGCATCCTTGTCGGTTGGTGTGCCGCGCATGCGATCCGTAGTCAGACCAGAGACTACGGTCACCTCTCGTCTGACTCGATagctgccatcgctgcgCTATGTGATCCGGCAACGATCCTCGATACGCAGAATCCTAAATCGCTGCTCTCTCAGATCCTCATCCCACGACCACCAGATACGGACAACAGTGGCAAAGTGCGAGAAGCCATTCTCGATATCTTTCGAACCCAGCTCGGCGCCAAAGACTCCGACTCTTTCTCATCGATGGATTGGAAAGCTTCGGGAAAGCTTGGATGGCATATGGAGCAACATACCTTTACCGCCGATACGCCGGAAGGGAAAAAGAAAATGACCAACATGATCTTGACCAAGAACCCAGCAGCGCCGCGTAAACTCGTCGTTTCTGCGCATTACGACTCCAAGTACTTTTCGGCCGCTTCCGGAATGGCAGAATTCGTTGGTGCGACGGATAGCGCTGCGCCTTGCGCCATGATGGTTGATCTGGCGGTTGCATTGGACGATGCCCTCGATGAGCGGGAACGCAAAATTCATGCTGAAGAACAGTCGAAGCCGTCGATTGCGCAGGAGACGACATTGCAATTGGTCTTTTTTGACGGTGAGGAAGCGTATCGTGTCTGGACGCGAACCGATTCGATATACGGGTCGAAGGAGCTTGCGAAGCATTGGACTAGCAACTTTTGGGATGCAACGCAATTTGACACGAGCCGAACATCACATGCTCCCAAGCTCACTGCGAGGAGGTACCGTAGCACGTACGGTCCTATCGAGCATATGCACACCATTGAGCACATGattctgctcgatctgctcggcgcAGCTAACCCGAATGTGCCTTCCTACTACGATAGCACCAAGTGGCTACATCAAGCAATGATGGATGCCGAGAAACGGCTCAGCGAGGCAAACGTCTTGTGGCCAGCGGGAGACACAACGCACAGACATGCGCGTTCCTTTTTCTCGCGATCAAGACCATGGGGTGGTATCGAGGATGATCACTTGCCGTTCTTGCATGCGGGCGTGCCCATCTTGCATGTCATTCCTTCACCCTTTCCCTCGGTTTGGCATAAGATGTCGGACGATGTGACAGCACTCGACTATCCGACGATGCATGCTTGGTCGATGATCTTACGTCTCACCGTAGCAGAATACTTAGATCTCGACATCAAGAGTGTCGCGCAGAGAGATGCGAATGCTTCAAGGAACGAGTCGATCGGTGAGTCTAATTTCGCACCAAGAATCAAGGTCGAGCTGGtaagtcgagctcgacccGTCGCCAGCGCGAGTGAAGCGGCGTACTGA
- a CDS encoding uncharacterized protein (related to vesicle-associated membrane protein 7): MIVLALIAKGSNILAETHDPAHDRFLPAAQTILSRIPPNSSKLSYAFEDWLFHYVSQDGMVYMAVADADTGRRMPFTFLAHIQKHFLSTYDVPEAGDSDMDYSSLTTTLSKLIKQFNSDPQAVDPIAQAKTELAGVKDIMTQNVEQILSRGERIELLMDRTDNAANQSMAFRRRAVGLRRQMWWKNAKVMALAGFSGLVFLFFLWGMFR; the protein is encoded by the coding sequence ATGATCGTACTAGCGCTGATCGCCAAGGGATCGAACATATTGGCAGAAACGCACGATCCAGCACACGATCGTTTCCTTCCCGCAGCACAGACGATTCTCTCTCGAATTCCACCCAACTCATCCAAGCTGTCGTATGCATTCGAAGACTGGCTCTTCCACTACGTTTCACAAGATGGCATGGTCTACATGGCGGTAGCTGACGCGGACACCGGTCGTCGCATGCCTTTCACGTTCTTGGCACACATTCAGAAGCATTTCCTTTCCACCTACGATGTGCCAGAAGCCGGAGACTCCGACATGGACTACTCTTCTCTCACAACAACACTCTCCAAGCTGATCAAGCAGTTTAATAGCGATCCGCAAGCTGTCGACCCCATCGCGCAGGCCAAAACCGAGCTGGCAGGCGTCAAGGATATCATGACACAAAACGTGGAACAGATCTTGAGCAGAGGCGAGAGGATCGAGTTGCTGATGGACAGGACAGATAACGCCGCCAACCAGAGCATGGCGTTCAGAAGGAGGGCCGTAGGGTTGAGAAGACAGATGTGGTGGAAGAATGCCAAGGTCATGGCATTGGCCGGCTTCAGTGGGCTGGTGTTCTTGTTTTTCTTGTGGGGAATGTTTCGTTAG